The following coding sequences lie in one Manis pentadactyla isolate mManPen7 chromosome 19, mManPen7.hap1, whole genome shotgun sequence genomic window:
- the LOC118930880 gene encoding olfactory receptor 10X1-like: MKSGTFICCFFQISDIQTLRMNRTVLTEFILGGFSGHPYMQTFLFVLFLCLYLVTLTGNLAIMGLTWVDRSLHTPMYLFLSALSFSETCYTLTIIPRMLADLLAENRSISVIGCGLQMYFFLGLAGTNCIILTVMGYDRFLAICNPLRYPVLMTNVVCGQLVAGAWAGGFFVSLTETSLIFRGSFCSPNLVKQFFCHMRSVVRLLCRDGNLTESIVTGVSVSGLLGTFLLIIFTYVFILSTVLTMPSAEGRQKAFSTCGSHLTVVVIHFGFGAVVYLKPESSGDEDALMTLPYTVITPFLSPLIFSLRNKDMKNAFRKLLGKKSFLNK; encoded by the coding sequence ATGAAGAGTGGGAcatttatttgttgtttctttcaGATTTCAGACATTCAAACACTGAGGATGAACCGGACAGTCCTGACAGAGTTCATTCTTGGTGGCTTCTCTGGTCACCCATACATGCAGACGTTCCTCTTTGTGCTCTTCCTTTGCCTCTACCTGGTCACCCTCACAGGGAACCTGGCCATCATGGGCCTGACGTGGGTGGACAGAtctctccacacccccatgtacctCTTCCTTagtgctctctctttctctgagacCTGCTACACACTGACCATCATCCCCAGGATGCTGGCAGATCTACTGGCTGAGAACAGAAGCATTTCAGTCATAGGTTGTGGCCTGCAGATGTATTTTTTCTTGGGACTCGCTGGCACTAACTGTATCATCCTCACTGTGATGGGATATGATCGCTTCCTGGCCATCTGCAACCCTCTCAGATACCCAGTCCTCATGACCAATGTGGTATGTGGACAACTTGTGGCCGGTGCTTGGGCTGGAGGCTTCTTTGTCTCTCTGACGGAGACTTCCCTGATATTCAGGGGCTCTTTCTGCAGCCCCAACCTTGTCAAACAGTTCTTCTGCCATATGCGATCGGTTGTCAGGCTGTTGTGTCGAGACGGCAACCTCACAGAATCCATTGTCACAGGGGTCTCAGTGTCAGGCTTGCTGGGCACCTTCCTGCTCATCATTTTCACTTACGTTTTCATTCTCTCCACTGTCCTCACGATGCCCTCAGCTGAAGGCAGGCAGAAGGCATTTTCCACCTGTGGCTCCCACCTCACAGTGGTCGTCATCCACTTTGGTTTTGGAGCTGTTGTTTATCTGAAGCCAGAATCCTCAGGAGACGAGGACGCCCTCATGACACTCCCATACACTGTCATTACCCCTTTCCTCAGCCCCCTCATTTTCAGCCTCAGGAATAAAGACATGAAGAATGCTTTTAGAAAGCTGCTTGGAAAGAAGAGTTTCTTGAATAAATAA